Below is a genomic region from bacterium.
AGGATGGCCGGGTCTCCGGTCAGATGGCTCGTGGCGAGCAGGAGCGCGGGGAGCTGGGCGTCTTCGAGATGGCGGGCGAGCTCGTCGTCGGTCGCTTCGAGCTTCTCGATCCGGCGTTCGGAGGACATGGGGACTCCAGTCGTGGCGGGGAGCGCGGGGGGCGAGCAGTCCCCGCGACCGGAACGCATACTACCACTCGACGGCGCGCGACGAGGCGCGTCGGATCCCCCGAATGGGCGAGGGGAAGCGACGGGCCGAGGCGGGATGTCGGGGATCGAATCGATCAGTGCGGTGACGGTCCTCGTCGGCGACATGGGGCGATCGGTCCGCTTCTACGAGGCGCTCGGCTTCGAACGGCTCTACGGCGGCGCGTCCGCCGACTTCACGAGCTACCGGGTCGGCGACGGCTATCTGAATCTCGCGGCGCGCGAGGCGCTCGGCGACGTCCCGTCGTGGGGGCGCACGATCCTCTACGTCGACGACGTCGACCGGATGCATGACCGGGTGGTCGAGGCGGGGTACGCGCCGGAGTTCGCGCCGCGGGATGCGCCCTGGGGTGAGCGCTACTTCCACGTGCGCGACCCGGATGGCCACGAGCTCAGCTTCGCGCGCCCCCTCGGCCAGCCGTAGGAGGTTGGGGAATACGCGCGGCGCGTCAGTCGGTGTTCGCGCGCACGCCCGAGTAGGCGGTTTCCGCCACGTGCTCGGCGCCCAGGAACCCACCCGGCGAGTCTCCGTTCACGTGGCCCATGATCCCGCGGTACAGCGTGAAGCCGCAGAGCTGCTGGAGTCGCGCGGGCATCTCGCGCACGTCCTCGGGCTTGAGCGCGTAGTACTGGTTCTGCTGCTGGCGCATCCAGCCCTGGCAGTACTGGATGTTGAGGCCCAGGCGCCAGTCGTCTTCGCTCGTGTTCGCGCCGCCGCAATGCCACGTGCCTCCGTTCACGACGAGAATCGAGCCGGCGGGCATCTCCGCCGGGATGTGCTCGTACTCCTTCGTGTAGTCGGGCTCGTGGTCGAAGCGGTGGGAGCCGGGGACGACGCGGGTGGCGCCGTTGGCGTCGGTGAAGTCGGTGATCGCCCAGATCGTCGTGACCATGAAGGGGATGCGCGGGCGCGGGACGGTCACGAGGCTGTCGTCGCTGTGCAGGCCCTGGAGACGCTCGCCGGGGCCGATGTTCATCGACGTGGTTCCCGAGAGCAGGCACTCGCGGTCGAGCAGCTGCTCGGCGAAGGGCAGGGCGTTCTCGTGAACCGGGAGCTCCCAGAAGACGCGGTCCTTGTCGAGCAGGTTGTACATCCGCTTCGTCGAGAAGCCCTCCGCCGGGTTGTTGCGGGGCCCGACGTCGAGCTCGTCCTCGAGGCGTGCGACGGCGTCGCGGATCCGCTGGAGGAGGCCGGGCTCGATCGCGTTCTCGACGATGCAGTAGCCCTGGTCTTCGATCGTTCCGAGGTGCTTCTCGAGGGTCGTGGGGTCCATGGACGGAGGATGGCGCTCGCCGCCGCCGGGCGCACATCGGGTTCTGCGCGGCCGTCCTCGGCTGGGTTAGGGTCCGCGCATGCGTGAGAAGCCCGGTCCCGACTTCGCCCCTGCGGTGCCGATTCCGGCGGCGACGGTCATCCTCGTCCGGGATGCGATCGAAGGCGTCGAGGTCTTCCTGATGGAGCGCAGCGGCTTCGGCGTCTTCGGCGGGCTCCACGTCTTCCCGGGTGGGAAGATCGATCCGACCGATGGCGACGCGCTCTGGTCCGGCCTGGCCGAGGGCGTGGACCCGTCCACCGCGAACGCGACGCTCGGTGTAGATGCAGGTGGGCTCGACTACTGGGTGGCCTGTATCCGCGAGTGCTTCGAAGAGGCGGGGGTCCTGCTCGCGACGCGGGAGGACGGGACGCTGCTCCCGCTGACCGATCCCGTTCGCCGCGCGCGGTTCGCCACGTGGCGCGAGCGCTTGAACGGCGGCGAGAAGGGGGCCTTCGAGGCGATGTGCCAGGCCGAGGGGCTGCGCCTGGCGGCGGATCGGCTCGCGTACGTGTCCCACTGGATCACGCCGATCGAGCAGCCGAAGCGCTTCAACACGCGCTTCTTCGTGGCGCGGGCGCCCGCAGAGCAGGAAGCGCTGCACGACGGGTTCGAGACGGTCGAGAGCCATTGGATCCGTCCCGAGGTCGCGCTCGATCGCTGGCAGCAAGGCGAGCTCAACCTGATCTCGCCGACCTTCACGAATCTGGAGGCGCTCACGGGATTCGACTCGACCCAGGCGGTCCTCGAGGCGAAGCGCGCCGTCGATCCCGCGACGATCCCGGTCATCCTCCCGAAGGTGACACCGCGCGAGGGCGGGGACTTCGACGAGGAGATCGCGGTCGTCGGGCGGGGCGGGCGCGCCTTCGACGACGCCGACTGAGTAGGGGCTGCTAGAGCCCGGTGGGCCGGTTCGTGAAGCGTCCGGCCTGAGGCGAAAGGAACCAACCGCCACCGGCGAGGGTGCCGCCGTCCACCGGCAGGTTGTGCCCGGTCACGAAGCTCGAAAGGTCCGAGGCGAGGAAGAGGGCGGCGCGCGCCTGCTCTTCCGGCCAGCCGAGACGGCCGACCGGATCCCAGGAGGGCCAGAGGTGTTCGTGCTCCTCCCACCCGGTCCGGTAGTCGACCTGTGGCGTCTGGCAGAGGTCGGTGCCGATCCCGTTCACGCGGATGCCGTTGCGCCCCTGGCCGACTGCGAGACTGGTCGTGAAGTGCGCGACCGCGGCCTTCATCGCCGCGTAGATCGGTTCGCCCGGATAGCCGCGCATGCCCTCGACGCTGTGGAAGTTCACGATCGATCCGCCGCCCCCTTCGATCATGGCGTCTATGAAGGCGTGGGTGACGCGCACGACGTGCAGGAAGTTGATCTGGTACATCGCGTCCCAGGTCTCCGGCCCCGACTCCCGGAACGGAGCGAGCGGGCGGTAGTCACCGACGTTGTTCACGAGGACGTCGATCGTCGCGTGCTCGGCGAGCACCGCCTCCTTCAACCGCTCGACGTCCGCGGGCTCGCGAACGTCGACGTCGTGGGTCCTCGCCGCGCCGCCGGCCGCCTCGATCTCGGCGACCGCACGGGCGCCGCGTTCGGGGTCGATCTCCGCGATCTCGACCTTGGCCCCGTGCTGGGCGAAGAGCCTCGAGATCGCGCCGCCGATCCCGTCGCCGCCTCCGGTCACGACGGCGACCCGGCCGTCGAGGAGGCGGTTCCAGTCGGAGATCTTCGGGACGTCGCTGGGCTGCTGGCTGCTTTCAGGGGGCATCGGTTCTCCGTGCTCGTGAGAGGGGCTTCGCCTAGCGATCGCGGAGGATCGTCAGGGCGCGGTCGGCGTGGCCGGTCATGTCGATCTCGCTGTTGACCACGCCGAGCAGGGTCCGGTCGGTGTCGATCACGAAGGTCGATCGCTTGCTCGGGAGGGGGCCGAAGCGTTTCACGCCGAAGAGCTTCGCTACCGCTCGATCCGGATCCGAGAGGAGGGGGAAGCCGAGGTCGTTCTTGTCGTCGAAGGCCTTCTGCCGATCCACCGGATCGGCGCTGATTCCCGCGCGCTGGGCGCCGAGCTCGCTGAACTCGCTCGCCAGGTCGCGGAAATGGCAGCTCTCGATCGTTCAACCCGGCGTCATGGCCTTCGGATAGAAGAAGAGGACGAGCGGCCCGTCCACGAGCAGCTCCGAGAGCCGTACTTCGCGACCCGACTGGTCGGTCGCGCTGAAATCATCGATCACGTCACCGGATTCCATGTCGATTCCTCCGCACCGATCGACGGACGGGGCCCGCGGGTGCGCAACTCAGGGTACCGGAGCCTGCGGGGAACGGCGCGGCGACCCCGGATGTCCCGATCGCGACGGAATCGCGCCGGGAGGCGGGCGCGGAGCTGGAGTAGACTGGGGGCATGCGGGATCGTTGGAGCAGGGCGCGCCGTTCGGGGCGGACGCGGGCGGGCGGACCGGCCCCGTTCGTTCTGGTCCTGCTCGGGCTCGTCCTCTGGTCCGGTCCCGCGCTCGCCTTCCGCGTGATCGGCTCACCGGCGGGCTGGGCGCGCTGGGACGCTGCCCCGCGCTTCGTCGGTGGTGAGGAACGCTCGCTCGCCGGGGGCCTTCGGTATTCGATCGAGCACGGGGACTACGGGCTCCTCCTGAGCGAGGTCGAGTGGGTGCCCGGTACCGAACCCACGGAGCCCGAGTTCGCTGAGCTGATCGCCAGCGCCTTCGAACACTGGGAGGTCGTCGATCCTTCGACCGCGCTCCCGGCGGCCTTCCACTTCGTCGAGGACCTGTCGACGCCCGCGGTCGACGACGCGCCGACGAATCCGAGCAACCCGAACGCTTTTCTCGGACTCAACGCCGGGGCCGAGATCGACATCTTCGTAGCGACGCCCCACGCGGGTTCGGGATATGGCGCCAGCGTCATCTTCTTCGTGGACACGGTCGAGGACGACTTGACGCTGACGTCGGGCACGACGGGATACCCGGGGCTGGCGATCACGGGCGCCGACATCCGGATGAGCGATACGATCGCGTTCACGCCCTCGGCCTTCGAGACCTTGCTGACCCACGAGATCGGTCACGCCCTCGGGCTCGCGGACCTCGAAGCCTCTCCCTTCAGCGCCAGCGTCTCGGGTTTCATCGACGACGACTACGACCCCACGACCGACACGTCGGTCCACGCGACGACCAGCAACTCGTTCGCTCTGCTGATCGATCCTCTCGACCCCGACCTCTCGCCGCTCTTCGCCTTCAACGGCAACATGAAGACGAGCCCCGGTCTCGACAGTCCCCAGGTGCGCCTGCTGATGGAGAGCGACGACTGGCTCTCGCTGCGCTTCGTGGATCCGAAACTCCAGAACGACGAGTTTGCGGGCCGCCAGTTCCTCTATCCGGTCCCGGAGCCCGGCATGGGCTCGATGCTCGTCTTCGGAGCGGCGACCCTCGGGCTGCTCGCCCGCACGCGATCCGTGGAGAAGGCCCGATGAAGATCCAGCTCCTCACCTATCCCGACATGACGCTCCTCGACATGGTCGGGCCCCTTCAGGTCTGGTCGCTCTGGCCCGAGGTCGAGGTCGAGCTCGTCTGGAAGTCGACGGATCCGATCCCGACGGACTGCGGTCTCCCGGTCGTCCCGACCCGGTCCTTCGCCGACGCCTCCGAGACGACAGACATCCTCTTCACGGGCGGTGGGCTCGAAGGCACGACGCGAGCGATGGCGGATCCCGAGGTGATCGAGTTCATGCAGTCGCGCGGCGAGCACGCCGGCTGGGTCACGAGTGTCTGCACCGGGGCGCTGATCCTCGGCGCGGCGGGTCTCCTCCAGGGCTACCGGGCGACGACCCACTGGATGGCCCTCGACGCACTCTCGAATTTCGGTGCCGAGCCGGTCAAGGAGCGCTGGGTGATCGATCGCAACCGCGCGACCGGGGGCGGCGTGACCGCGGGGATCGACTTCGGCCTCGCGCTGATGGCGGAGATCGCCGGAGAGGACGTCGCGAAGGCGGTCCAGCTCGGCCTCGAGTACGCCCCGCAGCCGCCCTTCGATTGCGGGACGCCGGACAAGGCGACGCCGGAGATGGTCGCGGCGGTCGGTCAGCTCTTTCGCGGGAGCTGAAGGCTCTTTCGGGGGAGCTGAGGGCTCCTTCCCGGGAGCTGAAGGCTCTTTCGGAGGAGCTGAAGGCTCTTTCGGAGCAGCTGAAGGCTCCTTCAGGGGAGCTCGCGCCGATCGGTCTCGCGCCGTCGGATCATCACGACCTCGTAGCGGCCGCCGTCGCCGATGTAGGCGTTGCCGATCCATCCGGTCACGCTCACCAGGGCGGCGCCGACGAGCGCCGCGCCGAAGCTCGCGACGTCGAAGCCGTCGAGCAGTCGGCCGACGAGCCAGAGCATCCCCGCGTTGATCGGCCAGAGGAAGAGGCCGAGGGTGAGCACGGTGAGCGGGATCGTGAGCAGGATCGCGACGGGACGGACGACGGCGTTCACCAGGCCGAGCACCATCGCGGCGAGGACGAGGGTGAACGTGTCGTCGGCGCGGATCCCGTCGACGAGTGAGGTCGCGATCCAGAGGCCCACGGCGGTGATCGCGAGCCGGACGAGGATTCCGTTCATGGTCGGGGCTCCTTCGAGCGTGCCGTAGTGGAGGGGCCTGGCGCGGCCGCCTCCCGGGCGCGCTCGGAAGGATCGGCACCTCTGGCCGGGGCGCAACCCCGGCTGGAGATCATTGGTGCTCGGTGCGCCAGCGGCGCCAATCCCCGCTCGGAATGCGCGCACTCGCATCGGGGATCCGGTTGTAGACGTAGGTCCAGGCGGTCGCGCCCACGGGCTCGACCAGCGGGACGCGCTCACGCAGGTAGAGCGAGCCGCGGGGGGCCGCCGGATCGAAATCCTCGAACGCGTCGAGAAGGGGAAGGACGTCCGGGTCGAGGAGCGCGTGGATCTCGGCGACGACGCGGCCGTTCCCGGGGCGCATGCCCGGCCAGTCGCCGAGGTCGAAGAGCTCTCCTTCGAGGACGCAGGGACCGACGAAGCGGAGGCGCTCCGTGATCCCGAGGTGCTCGACGGCGCCGAGGCCGCGCATGAGCGACCCGTAGACGGCGACCCAGTGCGGTTCTTCCGCGTCCTGCATCGGCGGGGGCCCGGGCGCCGGCGCGCGCGCTATCGCGCGACCATCTCGCGCAGGTTCCCGAGCGCCTCGAAGGGCGTCGCGACGACCCGGGCGTTGATCATCCACTGGGGGATGCCGCCGCCGGGCTCGAGATGCATCTGGAACGTGACGCGGGTGCGGGACTCGCTCAGGGGCTCGAAGCGCCACAGGCCATTCGCCCGTCGCACGCGCACGCGATCCGGCTGTTCGGGGTAGTGGTCCGGATCGGCGGTCACGGTGATCTCCACGACGCCGGTCTCGGTGTCGCGGGAGAGCACGCTCCGGAGCACATTGTCACGATCGGAGACCGGCCAGGGCGTCGCCATGACCGAGTATTGGTGGGACACGGCACCGTTGCGATCGAGCAGCCGCGATTCGGGGGTGTTCGGAAACCAGTCCTTGAAGCGATTCGAATCCCGGAGCAGGGCGACGATGGCCTCGGCCGGAGCGTCGACTTCGGCCACGCCGCGAAACTCGTCGATTCCGGAACCCTCGACGGGGCGCGTGTGGACGGTGATCCCGTCCTCCTGACGACCGAGGGTCCAGTCGGCGGCGTGGCTGCCGGTCGCACCCAACACGATTGCGGCGACGGTCCACGTCGCCAGGAAACGCTTCGATCCAGAGTGCATGAGGATCCCCTTCGATGCGCGCCCGAGGAGTCTAGCGGGTCGCGATTCGTGCTCGCGCCCCGGGCAGTCGCGCAGTACCGTCGCGGCCCCACGTTCCAGTGCCCGACACCCCACCAGGAGTTCCCATGCCCGTACCCCGAGGGCCCCGTCTCGAAGGCAAGATCGCGATCATCACCGGCGGCGCTCGCGGTACGGGCGAGCAGACCGCTCGTCTCTTCGCGGACGAAGGGGCCAAGGTCGTGATCGGGGACGTGCTCGAGGAGGAGGGCCGCGCGACCGCGGCGGACATCGGCGAGGCCGCCCATTTCGTGCGCCTCGACGTGACGGACCCGGAGAGCTGGAAGTCCTGCGTCGACGAGACCACCTCGACCTTCGGCCTGCCGAACGTCCTCGTGAACAATGCGGGCCTCCTCCACATGGAAGCCTTCGTGGACATCGATCCCGCGCGCTACGAGGCGCTCTGGCGCGTGAACCTCTTCGGCCCCTTCCTGGGCTCGCAGGCGGTCGCGAAGTCGATGCAACGGGCCGGCGGCGGCTCGATCGTGAACGTCGCCTCGGTCGACGGCCTGTCCGCGAAGAACGGCCTCGGCGCGTACGTCCCGACCAAGTGGGGCCTGCGCGGACTCACCCGGGTCTCGGCGCTCGAGCTCGGCCAGATGGGTATCCGGGTGAACGCGGTCTGTCCCGAAGCGGGCGGGCCCGGGATGCGCAAGGACATCATGCCGGACGGGATCGACATCGACCCGATGGACACGATCGCCTTCACGCACGGCACGATCCCGCACAACCGGGAGCGCCCGGGGATCGAGATCATCCGGGACATCGCCCGCATGATCGTCTTCCTCGCCTCCGACGAGAGCCTCTCGTGCACGGGGGCGGACTACCCGGTCGACGCCGGCTGGACCGCGGGCCACCGGCTGAAGTTCAACCCGGGCTACAAGGCCGAGCCGCTCGACGACTGAGCGCGTCCCCACCCCGCCTACGGCAGGGCGAGCATGTCCGCCGCCTGGGCGAGCGTCGCGACGGGACGACCGACCTTCGCGCAGAGCTCGACCGCTTCCGCCATCAGCTCTTCGTTCGACGGGCTGCGATCGGGCGAGTAGAACTCTTCGACGCCGATGTGGAGATGGCCCCCGCGCTCGAGGGCGAGCCGAGCGATCGGCGTCTCCATCAGGTCGCCGCCCCAGACCGAGACGGACCAGGGAAGGTCGGTGCCTTCCAGCATGTCGAGGTAGGCGAGCAGCCCGTACTCGGTCGGCATCAGGCCGAAGCTCACGCCGGGCTCGGTCGCCATCAGTCCGTACTCGCCGCCGAAATAGAACTTGACCATCGCGCCCGCCGGAAGCCGACCCGCCTTGTGATAGGCGAGGGTCGTGCGGAGCGAGTTCGGCTCGTAGATCCCGAGCGCAGGACCCATCTTCAGCCGTTCGCAGAACGCGAAGGCCGTTCGGCAGTCGTCGTAGGAGACGGGGTAGACGCCTCCGACCGGGAGACCGTCGGGACCGGGTTGGCCGATGTTGGTCGAGCCCGGGTCGAAGGCGCACATGCGAACCGGGATCTCCTGCGCGATCAGCTCGATGTGCTCGAGCCGACCGGCCATCGTCGCGGAGGACGTGAGCGTCGGGTACCAGAGCGCCTCGGGGCAGGCGTCGAGGATGCGTCGCCACGGCACGAGGTAGTCGTCGGCGGCTTCGCGGCCGTCGAGGGCGATGTCGCTGTTGTGGGCGTGGACGATGGTCGCGCCCATCTCGAAGCAGCGCAGAGCGTCGCGCTCGATCTCTTCGTGGCTGCGCGGCGCGTTGGGATTCTTCTCCTTGGAGGTCATGCCGTTGATGGCGGCCTCCAGGATCACGGGCGTCTCGG
It encodes:
- a CDS encoding VOC family protein — translated: MSGIESISAVTVLVGDMGRSVRFYEALGFERLYGGASADFTSYRVGDGYLNLAAREALGDVPSWGRTILYVDDVDRMHDRVVEAGYAPEFAPRDAPWGERYFHVRDPDGHELSFARPLGQP
- a CDS encoding phytanoyl-CoA dioxygenase family protein; the protein is MDPTTLEKHLGTIEDQGYCIVENAIEPGLLQRIRDAVARLEDELDVGPRNNPAEGFSTKRMYNLLDKDRVFWELPVHENALPFAEQLLDRECLLSGTTSMNIGPGERLQGLHSDDSLVTVPRPRIPFMVTTIWAITDFTDANGATRVVPGSHRFDHEPDYTKEYEHIPAEMPAGSILVVNGGTWHCGGANTSEDDWRLGLNIQYCQGWMRQQQNQYYALKPEDVREMPARLQQLCGFTLYRGIMGHVNGDSPGGFLGAEHVAETAYSGVRANTD
- a CDS encoding NUDIX domain-containing protein: MREKPGPDFAPAVPIPAATVILVRDAIEGVEVFLMERSGFGVFGGLHVFPGGKIDPTDGDALWSGLAEGVDPSTANATLGVDAGGLDYWVACIRECFEEAGVLLATREDGTLLPLTDPVRRARFATWRERLNGGEKGAFEAMCQAEGLRLAADRLAYVSHWITPIEQPKRFNTRFFVARAPAEQEALHDGFETVESHWIRPEVALDRWQQGELNLISPTFTNLEALTGFDSTQAVLEAKRAVDPATIPVILPKVTPREGGDFDEEIAVVGRGGRAFDDAD
- a CDS encoding SDR family oxidoreductase; amino-acid sequence: MPPESSQQPSDVPKISDWNRLLDGRVAVVTGGGDGIGGAISRLFAQHGAKVEIAEIDPERGARAVAEIEAAGGAARTHDVDVREPADVERLKEAVLAEHATIDVLVNNVGDYRPLAPFRESGPETWDAMYQINFLHVVRVTHAFIDAMIEGGGGSIVNFHSVEGMRGYPGEPIYAAMKAAVAHFTTSLAVGQGRNGIRVNGIGTDLCQTPQVDYRTGWEEHEHLWPSWDPVGRLGWPEEQARAALFLASDLSSFVTGHNLPVDGGTLAGGGWFLSPQAGRFTNRPTGL
- a CDS encoding peroxiredoxin; translated protein: MESGDVIDDFSATDQSGREVRLSELLVDGPLVLFFYPKAMTPGUTIESCHFRDLASEFSELGAQRAGISADPVDRQKAFDDKNDLGFPLLSDPDRAVAKLFGVKRFGPLPSKRSTFVIDTDRTLLGVVNSEIDMTGHADRALTILRDR
- a CDS encoding DJ-1/PfpI family protein, with product MKIQLLTYPDMTLLDMVGPLQVWSLWPEVEVELVWKSTDPIPTDCGLPVVPTRSFADASETTDILFTGGGLEGTTRAMADPEVIEFMQSRGEHAGWVTSVCTGALILGAAGLLQGYRATTHWMALDALSNFGAEPVKERWVIDRNRATGGGVTAGIDFGLALMAEIAGEDVAKAVQLGLEYAPQPPFDCGTPDKATPEMVAAVGQLFRGS
- a CDS encoding phage holin family protein produces the protein MNGILVRLAITAVGLWIATSLVDGIRADDTFTLVLAAMVLGLVNAVVRPVAILLTIPLTVLTLGLFLWPINAGMLWLVGRLLDGFDVASFGAALVGAALVSVTGWIGNAYIGDGGRYEVVMIRRRETDRRELP
- a CDS encoding gamma-glutamylcyclotransferase, which gives rise to MQDAEEPHWVAVYGSLMRGLGAVEHLGITERLRFVGPCVLEGELFDLGDWPGMRPGNGRVVAEIHALLDPDVLPLLDAFEDFDPAAPRGSLYLRERVPLVEPVGATAWTYVYNRIPDASARIPSGDWRRWRTEHQ
- a CDS encoding START domain-containing protein, which gives rise to MHSGSKRFLATWTVAAIVLGATGSHAADWTLGRQEDGITVHTRPVEGSGIDEFRGVAEVDAPAEAIVALLRDSNRFKDWFPNTPESRLLDRNGAVSHQYSVMATPWPVSDRDNVLRSVLSRDTETGVVEITVTADPDHYPEQPDRVRVRRANGLWRFEPLSESRTRVTFQMHLEPGGGIPQWMINARVVATPFEALGNLREMVAR
- a CDS encoding SDR family oxidoreductase; the encoded protein is MPVPRGPRLEGKIAIITGGARGTGEQTARLFADEGAKVVIGDVLEEEGRATAADIGEAAHFVRLDVTDPESWKSCVDETTSTFGLPNVLVNNAGLLHMEAFVDIDPARYEALWRVNLFGPFLGSQAVAKSMQRAGGGSIVNVASVDGLSAKNGLGAYVPTKWGLRGLTRVSALELGQMGIRVNAVCPEAGGPGMRKDIMPDGIDIDPMDTIAFTHGTIPHNRERPGIEIIRDIARMIVFLASDESLSCTGADYPVDAGWTAGHRLKFNPGYKAEPLDD
- a CDS encoding 3-keto-5-aminohexanoate cleavage protein → MTQSVSETPVILEAAINGMTSKEKNPNAPRSHEEIERDALRCFEMGATIVHAHNSDIALDGREAADDYLVPWRRILDACPEALWYPTLTSSATMAGRLEHIELIAQEIPVRMCAFDPGSTNIGQPGPDGLPVGGVYPVSYDDCRTAFAFCERLKMGPALGIYEPNSLRTTLAYHKAGRLPAGAMVKFYFGGEYGLMATEPGVSFGLMPTEYGLLAYLDMLEGTDLPWSVSVWGGDLMETPIARLALERGGHLHIGVEEFYSPDRSPSNEELMAEAVELCAKVGRPVATLAQAADMLALP